The following are from one region of the Gammaproteobacteria bacterium genome:
- a CDS encoding ethylbenzene dehydrogenase-related protein translates to MNKNPPSRTLLSLFVASAFCMIGTHASAAPTVNWDAVKGQDIVLFYPGQASWEWLLTDHSASKSVKNGTKCLECHDGEEKDMGTVLVSGKKLEPTPISGKSGFLKANAKFARDNERLYVRVEWTDPNFHAPKKMDPDNAVKLAVMFASGKVVKEAAIAGCWAGCHDDATDMASATTGKERTLYLPASRNKLKRQGGGDDFKSPAELETLLKSGVFMEYWQAKLNKGQPAKAGSGYILEKRHKPEKSIDATSAFKDGKWTVVMSRPLKSSGDGQEDFAPGSTYMVGFAIHDDYTEGRFHYLSFGRNLAIDSGNADFIAVKQ, encoded by the coding sequence ATGAATAAAAACCCGCCATCAAGGACTTTGCTCTCGTTATTTGTTGCTTCGGCTTTTTGCATGATTGGCACGCACGCAAGCGCAGCCCCGACAGTGAATTGGGATGCTGTCAAGGGGCAGGATATTGTATTATTCTATCCCGGCCAGGCATCATGGGAATGGCTGCTGACAGATCATAGCGCATCAAAAAGCGTAAAAAATGGCACAAAATGCCTCGAATGCCATGACGGTGAAGAAAAGGATATGGGCACCGTCCTCGTCTCGGGGAAAAAACTCGAACCCACCCCTATCAGTGGCAAATCGGGCTTTTTGAAGGCGAATGCCAAGTTCGCCCGCGATAACGAACGTCTTTACGTACGTGTAGAGTGGACCGACCCCAATTTCCATGCGCCCAAGAAGATGGATCCCGATAACGCTGTAAAACTCGCTGTCATGTTCGCGAGCGGCAAGGTCGTCAAGGAAGCTGCCATTGCCGGTTGCTGGGCAGGTTGTCATGATGATGCCACCGACATGGCGAGCGCCACAACCGGAAAAGAAAGAACCCTCTATCTACCCGCTTCGCGCAACAAACTAAAACGCCAAGGCGGGGGGGATGACTTCAAGTCTCCAGCCGAACTGGAGACGCTTCTGAAAAGCGGCGTCTTTATGGAGTATTGGCAGGCCAAACTGAACAAAGGACAGCCCGCGAAGGCTGGCAGTGGATACATTCTCGAAAAGCGTCACAAACCCGAAAAGAGCATCGATGCCACCTCGGCATTCAAGGACGGCAAGTGGACGGTGGTGATGAGCCGCCCGCTCAAATCTTCCGGTGATGGACAGGAAGATTTTGCGCCAGGTTCTACCTATATGGTGGGATTCGCGATTCACGATGACTATACCGAGGGACGCTTCCACTATCTGTCTTTCGGAAGAAATTTAGCTATTGATAGCGGCAATGCGGATTTTATAGCAGTTAAACAATAA
- a CDS encoding NapC/NirT family cytochrome c, whose protein sequence is MEENSTKGKDMFRHAKWYIFGLIFAGGIVIGALAIPSAVEYTSKTEFCISCHEMKTTVYEEYKKTIHYNNPDGVRADCSDCHIPRSWGPTLIRKIMAAKDVYHHLAGTIDTPEKFEARRPEMAQRVWDSMKANNSQECRNCHQFGAMELKNQRLRAQKQHQNAMKDGSTCIDCHKGIAHKPIHEQTKKNEGAEDTFSISP, encoded by the coding sequence ATGGAAGAAAACTCAACAAAAGGAAAAGATATGTTTCGTCACGCCAAGTGGTACATCTTTGGCCTTATATTTGCCGGTGGCATTGTTATCGGTGCGCTTGCCATTCCTTCCGCAGTTGAATATACCAGCAAAACCGAATTCTGCATCTCCTGCCACGAGATGAAAACAACGGTTTATGAAGAATACAAGAAGACCATTCACTACAATAACCCAGATGGTGTCCGTGCCGACTGCTCTGACTGCCACATTCCCAGGAGCTGGGGACCCACGCTGATTCGCAAAATCATGGCCGCAAAGGATGTTTATCATCATCTCGCCGGAACCATAGATACACCAGAGAAATTTGAAGCCAGGCGGCCGGAGATGGCCCAGCGCGTATGGGATAGTATGAAAGCGAATAACTCACAAGAATGCCGCAACTGCCACCAGTTTGGCGCCATGGAACTCAAAAACCAACGCCTTAGGGCACAGAAACAGCACCAGAATGCAATGAAGGATGGCTCAACCTGCATCGATTGCCACAAAGGCATCGCACACAAACCAATTCATGAGCAAACAAAAAAGAACGAAGGCGCAGAAGACACCTTTTCTATATCCCCGTAA
- a CDS encoding IS5 family transposase, giving the protein MDRTKISDSEWVRILSHLTKLTGVHLGSPDKCRRFMGASLWILRTGAQWRTLPPEHGKWNSVFKRYSRWCANGAWDRLLTYFSEDADLQDVSIDGTVTRAHACAAGAAGSSAEKEALGRSKGGFSCKIHAACDALGMPIEFILTGGQTAECTVAIPLLEGIQTSALLADKGYDTNELRAWLKARGIEVVIPPKSNRKEKIDCDYWLYKERHAVECMFGKLKHYRRIATRYEKKAVNYMGMLSFAAVLLWLR; this is encoded by the coding sequence ATGGACAGAACCAAAATAAGCGATAGTGAGTGGGTGCGTATATTGTCACACTTAACTAAATTGACGGGCGTGCATCTCGGATCGCCCGATAAATGCAGGCGATTTATGGGCGCATCATTGTGGATACTGCGCACCGGCGCGCAGTGGCGGACGCTGCCGCCAGAGCATGGCAAATGGAATAGTGTCTTCAAGCGATACTCACGTTGGTGTGCGAATGGCGCATGGGATAGATTGCTCACTTATTTTTCTGAAGATGCTGATTTACAAGATGTTTCTATTGATGGAACGGTGACAAGAGCGCACGCCTGTGCCGCAGGCGCGGCGGGCAGTTCGGCTGAAAAAGAAGCGCTGGGGCGCTCCAAAGGTGGGTTTAGCTGTAAGATTCATGCGGCCTGTGATGCACTTGGCATGCCGATTGAATTCATTCTGACGGGTGGCCAAACGGCGGAGTGCACGGTCGCAATACCGCTGCTGGAAGGCATCCAAACATCAGCACTTCTGGCGGATAAAGGCTACGACACAAACGAGCTGCGCGCGTGGTTAAAGGCGCGTGGGATAGAGGTTGTGATTCCGCCGAAGTCGAACCGAAAAGAGAAAATTGACTGTGATTATTGGCTTTATAAGGAGCGACATGCCGTCGAATGCATGTTTGGCAAGCTCAAGCATTATCGCCGGATTGCTACTCGATATGAGAAAAAAGCTGTTAATTACATGGGAATGCTATCTTTTGCGGCGGTACTTTTGTGGCTGAGATGA
- a CDS encoding cytochrome b/b6 domain-containing protein, with product MKYNKLTRWLHAGIALGVTLQLLLSLVMETPRPGRPFGGLEATAFESHEVIGLFVFGVLLLHWLFLLSGHIRLGMEHLFPWFSRQRRDAVTDEIKQQWVRRRLDDTHQISAIAGATHGLGLLVTSIMAITGVTVYFGMAENGAMPPAVDFIKETHSFFATFMWIYLISHAGVGMVHQWLGHRTVSDMFDLRK from the coding sequence ATGAAATACAACAAATTGACACGCTGGCTTCATGCCGGTATTGCGCTGGGCGTCACCTTGCAGCTATTGCTTAGTTTGGTTATGGAAACACCAAGGCCGGGCCGGCCTTTCGGCGGCCTGGAAGCTACTGCTTTTGAATCTCACGAAGTGATTGGGTTATTTGTGTTCGGCGTGTTGCTGTTGCACTGGCTTTTTCTATTGTCCGGCCATATCCGTCTCGGGATGGAGCATTTGTTCCCATGGTTTTCGCGGCAACGCCGCGATGCCGTGACAGATGAAATCAAACAGCAGTGGGTGCGGCGCCGCTTGGATGACACGCATCAGATCAGTGCCATTGCCGGTGCAACTCATGGCCTCGGCCTGCTGGTGACGAGCATCATGGCGATAACCGGCGTCACCGTCTACTTCGGTATGGCGGAAAACGGCGCGATGCCGCCCGCCGTGGATTTCATCAAGGAAACGCACAGCTTTTTTGCAACGTTCATGTGGATCTACCTGATCAGTCATGCGGGCGTTGGAATGGTCCATCAGTGGCTGGGGCATCGCACGGTTTCCGATATGTTTGATTTGCGAAAATAG
- a CDS encoding DUF11 domain-containing protein: MNTQDGITIGASFSYTNASPALSSTLTLTDTTQVGSVGLALIKSIDKLTVKLGEAITYTITYQNNGSTPVSAIVLRDATPAYTTFLSANCGAPLPAGITACNVTTQPAAGAKGAIEWTLTGNLSPAAPGQARPGEL; this comes from the coding sequence ATGAACACGCAGGACGGGATAACGATAGGCGCCAGCTTTAGCTACACCAATGCCAGCCCTGCCTTATCCTCCACGCTGACGTTAACCGACACGACGCAAGTAGGCAGCGTGGGGCTGGCGCTCATCAAGAGCATCGACAAGCTCACTGTCAAGCTTGGCGAAGCTATCACCTACACAATTACTTACCAGAATAATGGCAGCACCCCTGTCAGCGCTATTGTCCTCCGTGATGCCACACCGGCGTACACCACATTTCTGTCGGCAAACTGCGGCGCACCGCTACCGGCGGGCATCACCGCCTGCAACGTAACCACTCAACCGGCGGCCGGAGCAAAGGGAGCTATCGAATGGACGTTGACGGGAAACCTGTCACCGGCGGCGCCAGGCCAGGCCAGGCCAGGTGAACTTTAG
- a CDS encoding response regulator transcription factor: MNIGLVEDDFDQAEFTRLLLNYSGHECQHFANAHDFMASEQGRHFDLLILDWVLPDLSGMEIVDWVRNTQRWTMPIMMVTSQRREEDTVAALKMGADDYMIKPLRQFEFLARIDALTRRGRESGSPKKNEITVGPFVICASDRTITKDGARVDLSPKEFDLTLLFFRNVNTTLSRVNLLDSIWDYNTHVNTRTLETHVSRVRSKLGLVPENGWRLSPVYQHGYRLEKVG, encoded by the coding sequence ATGAATATAGGATTAGTAGAAGACGACTTCGATCAGGCAGAATTCACCAGGCTGCTGCTCAACTACTCCGGCCACGAGTGCCAGCACTTCGCCAACGCCCACGATTTCATGGCGTCCGAACAGGGCAGGCATTTCGATCTGCTGATCCTGGACTGGGTGTTGCCTGACTTGAGTGGCATGGAGATTGTGGACTGGGTGCGCAATACCCAACGCTGGACCATGCCCATCATGATGGTCACCAGCCAGCGCCGCGAGGAAGACACGGTTGCGGCGCTCAAGATGGGCGCGGATGACTACATGATCAAACCGCTGCGCCAGTTCGAATTCCTCGCCCGCATTGACGCACTGACGCGGCGCGGCCGCGAAAGTGGTTCACCCAAAAAGAACGAAATCACCGTCGGCCCCTTCGTTATCTGCGCCTCGGACCGCACAATAACCAAGGACGGAGCGCGCGTCGACCTTTCCCCCAAGGAATTCGACCTGACGCTGCTCTTCTTCCGCAACGTGAACACCACGCTCTCGCGCGTCAACCTGCTCGATAGCATCTGGGACTACAACACCCACGTCAATACCCGCACACTCGAAACCCATGTCAGCCGGGTACGCAGCAAGCTTGGTCTCGTCCCGGAAAACGGCTGGCGCCTGTCCCCCGTTTATCAGCATGGCTACCGTTTGGAGAAGGTAGGCTAG
- a CDS encoding DUF2220 family protein yields MQGGFMDAPRWLEDEREILELLHAFLDKLDRKPAEEWQHPPAVTLNQPCFPRLFQFGQDADRTWGLLRALEQDFHVLTIKLDRKRGPYEPEYARARLVLNPTMEDTLRNWLARPRETPLLRQWQEAVERAQHHFPGDSTRLKARPIVIPGKSPEDIVKAFIAIADIGRNELNLRQISALSFWGHSKILDNREDLLTALYRHLAIKPRKILVNVYLPKTVTGVLFIENQDSYTSAVEGAPAAAANMALVYCSGFRGSAQRIRDQAGVSLHYQGEGYGRWRESWEQWWLSSNAYPWPTYFWGDLDYSGMAILKALRQRFPEMQAWPPGYHDMLRHLLEGRGHSPEMGDKEEQIDPGMTGCPLADNVLLPAIREHKLFVDQEIVFR; encoded by the coding sequence ATGCAAGGTGGATTCATGGACGCGCCGCGCTGGTTGGAAGACGAAAGGGAAATCCTCGAGCTGCTTCACGCCTTTCTTGACAAACTGGACCGCAAACCCGCCGAAGAGTGGCAGCATCCACCGGCGGTAACACTAAACCAACCCTGTTTTCCCCGCTTGTTTCAGTTCGGCCAGGATGCCGACCGCACGTGGGGATTGTTGCGCGCGCTTGAGCAAGACTTTCACGTACTTACCATCAAGCTTGACCGCAAACGCGGCCCCTACGAACCTGAATATGCCCGTGCCCGCCTAGTGCTGAATCCTACGATGGAAGACACACTGCGTAACTGGCTGGCGCGGCCCAGGGAAACGCCGCTGCTCCGCCAATGGCAGGAGGCCGTTGAACGCGCGCAACACCATTTTCCGGGAGACAGCACCCGCCTCAAAGCCCGCCCCATCGTCATTCCCGGGAAGTCGCCCGAGGACATCGTCAAGGCGTTCATAGCCATTGCCGACATTGGCCGCAACGAACTCAATCTGCGCCAGATCAGCGCGCTTTCTTTCTGGGGGCATTCCAAGATCCTGGATAATCGTGAAGACCTGCTCACCGCCCTCTATCGCCATCTGGCCATCAAGCCTAGAAAGATACTGGTGAATGTCTATTTGCCAAAAACCGTTACCGGCGTTCTTTTTATAGAAAATCAGGACAGCTACACCAGCGCCGTCGAAGGCGCGCCCGCCGCTGCGGCCAACATGGCACTGGTCTATTGCTCCGGATTTCGCGGCAGCGCACAGCGCATCCGTGATCAGGCAGGGGTTAGCCTGCATTACCAGGGTGAGGGGTATGGGCGCTGGAGGGAAAGCTGGGAGCAATGGTGGTTATCGAGCAATGCTTATCCATGGCCGACCTATTTCTGGGGAGATCTGGATTATTCCGGAATGGCCATTTTGAAGGCTTTGCGGCAGCGCTTTCCCGAGATGCAAGCCTGGCCGCCGGGATACCACGATATGCTCCGTCATCTGCTCGAAGGACGTGGCCACTCCCCGGAAATGGGGGATAAAGAAGAGCAGATCGACCCTGGGATGACAGGGTGCCCGCTTGCCGACAATGTGCTGTTACCGGCGATCCGTGAACACAAATTATTTGTGGATCAGGAGATTGTTTTCAGGTGA
- a CDS encoding alpha/beta hydrolase, with amino-acid sequence MVSLKTWRALFFLLLPSLAGCTGLFFHPMQQHVRTPDQIGLNYRDVSFTSHDNMPLHGWWLPAQGTARGTVVFFHGNAENISTHIGAVHWLPKEGFNVFLPDYRGYGASRGTPEIKGLHADAESALDAVAEMPEARDTPLIVLGQSLGGAVATYTVAHSRHRSRIKALIVESAFSSYRDITREKLAGFWMTWPLQYPLSWTINDDYSPVNTVARVTPIPILLVYGDRDRIVPLSHGQRLYNVAADPKTLWVVPGSGHIEAFKGKEYRRALIDYLDSLLSGKR; translated from the coding sequence ATGGTTTCTCTGAAAACATGGCGGGCGCTATTTTTTCTTCTGCTCCCCTCCCTTGCCGGCTGCACGGGATTGTTCTTTCATCCCATGCAGCAACATGTGCGCACGCCAGACCAGATTGGCCTCAACTACCGTGATGTATCTTTCACGTCGCACGACAATATGCCCCTGCACGGCTGGTGGCTACCCGCGCAAGGCACTGCACGCGGCACAGTCGTCTTTTTTCATGGCAATGCCGAGAACATCAGCACGCATATCGGCGCCGTACACTGGTTGCCCAAAGAGGGTTTTAACGTCTTTCTTCCCGATTACAGGGGCTATGGAGCATCGCGGGGAACACCGGAAATCAAGGGGCTGCACGCGGACGCGGAGAGCGCCCTCGACGCCGTGGCGGAAATGCCCGAGGCTCGTGACACCCCGCTTATCGTATTAGGCCAAAGCCTGGGGGGCGCCGTAGCCACCTACACTGTGGCACACAGCCGCCACCGTTCACGCATCAAGGCATTGATCGTCGAAAGCGCCTTTTCCAGTTACCGCGACATCACCCGCGAAAAACTGGCAGGTTTCTGGATGACATGGCCCTTGCAATACCCGTTGTCATGGACAATAAACGACGATTACAGCCCAGTGAATACAGTGGCGCGCGTCACGCCGATACCGATACTGCTCGTCTATGGTGACCGGGATCGTATCGTACCGCTTTCGCACGGTCAACGGCTCTACAACGTGGCAGCCGACCCTAAAACCCTCTGGGTCGTTCCGGGAAGCGGCCATATCGAGGCTTTCAAAGGCAAAGAATATCGCCGGGCACTTATTGACTATCTCGACTCATTGCTATCAGGCAAACGCTAA
- a CDS encoding DUF4105 domain-containing protein, with amino-acid sequence MQPSAYALNGKFRIILSIFPANRATFTSLTLFFITTLSWFPAYAADNPYLAELTHSARMKHLAERDEWQRLLHYKTGLLPGSIRSQVDAPPFFNSPVGKTHPQAELETTLARFFEPLPTEPDTQHAQCAFIARYQWLKQQLDFDPIRLSEQPCPRYAQWLEALNPAGITLIFPTAYMNSPASMFGHTLLRIDAQGQNDRTRLLAYALNFGAITGNDNGIAFAAKGLFGGYPGLFSVLPYYLKVREYSDLENRDVWEYQLNLTDEEVHRLLRHAWELRGIWFDYFFFDENCSYHLLSLLETARPGLHLTDTFNWWAIPSDTVRAVVAQNGFVKNVYYRPSRREILENGLIGLGEAGQTTVQALATGKVTADDEHLSGFSSAQKAVLLELGYEYANYRQTKSGNEETQTNTSHALLAARSQLATQTGLAPVPTPAARPDQGHATARISLAAGRENGKNFEEINVRPAYHDLLDSDEGYVRGAQINFFQLAARRYHGDGVQLQRFIPVDIVSLSPVSALGWPLSWKVNFGMDRKWVNNRDPLLATLNAGAGLTFSKGPRLLAYGLWETGLDLHNTLDQGYSLGTGMGLGALVDISPRWKLQASGRVLRYGLGERHTRQEWALEQRYSLNAAHDLRLRWATIEDFDHRYHHLMLSWQWFL; translated from the coding sequence ATGCAACCATCGGCTTATGCCTTAAATGGAAAATTCAGGATCATTCTTTCAATATTCCCTGCCAATAGAGCAACATTCACCAGCCTGACCTTGTTTTTTATAACGACACTGTCTTGGTTTCCGGCCTATGCCGCTGATAATCCCTATCTTGCTGAATTGACGCACTCCGCACGCATGAAGCACCTGGCTGAGCGTGACGAGTGGCAACGTTTGCTGCATTACAAAACAGGGCTATTGCCAGGGAGCATTCGTAGCCAGGTTGACGCGCCCCCATTTTTTAATTCCCCCGTCGGAAAAACTCATCCACAGGCCGAACTTGAAACTACGTTGGCACGCTTCTTTGAGCCATTACCAACAGAGCCTGATACACAGCATGCGCAATGCGCATTTATTGCCCGCTACCAGTGGCTAAAACAGCAACTCGACTTCGACCCCATCCGACTCTCAGAGCAGCCCTGCCCACGCTATGCCCAGTGGCTGGAGGCGCTCAACCCTGCGGGCATCACGCTGATTTTCCCGACTGCGTATATGAACAGTCCAGCTTCGATGTTCGGCCACACCTTATTACGTATCGACGCGCAGGGACAAAATGACCGTACTCGCCTACTTGCTTACGCCTTGAATTTCGGTGCGATAACCGGCAACGACAATGGCATCGCATTCGCTGCCAAAGGCCTGTTTGGCGGTTATCCTGGGCTTTTTTCGGTGCTACCCTATTACCTGAAAGTCCGCGAGTACAGCGATCTCGAAAACCGCGATGTCTGGGAATATCAACTCAACCTCACCGACGAGGAAGTGCATCGGCTGTTACGGCACGCCTGGGAACTGAGAGGCATCTGGTTCGATTATTTTTTCTTTGACGAAAACTGTTCATATCACCTGCTTTCGTTGTTGGAAACGGCGCGGCCCGGCCTACATTTAACAGATACTTTCAATTGGTGGGCGATTCCTTCAGATACCGTGCGTGCCGTTGTCGCACAAAATGGCTTTGTGAAAAATGTTTACTACCGGCCTTCACGTCGTGAAATCCTTGAGAACGGTCTTATCGGCCTCGGCGAGGCAGGGCAAACAACTGTACAAGCCCTCGCCACAGGAAAGGTCACCGCCGATGACGAGCATCTAAGCGGTTTTTCTTCCGCGCAAAAAGCCGTGCTCCTGGAGCTAGGCTATGAATACGCAAATTATCGTCAAACCAAATCCGGTAACGAGGAAACACAAACCAATACAAGCCACGCCCTTTTAGCCGCTCGCAGCCAACTTGCCACGCAAACCGGCTTGGCGCCAGTACCAACACCCGCAGCACGCCCAGATCAAGGACATGCAACCGCGCGCATCTCTCTCGCTGCAGGCCGGGAAAATGGGAAAAATTTCGAGGAAATCAATGTGCGGCCCGCGTACCACGATCTTTTGGACTCTGACGAGGGTTATGTACGCGGAGCGCAAATCAACTTTTTCCAGCTTGCGGCACGCCGTTATCACGGTGATGGTGTACAGTTACAGCGTTTTATTCCAGTAGACATCGTTTCGCTCAGCCCGGTTTCGGCGCTGGGCTGGCCGCTATCGTGGAAAGTGAATTTTGGCATGGATCGCAAATGGGTAAACAACCGCGACCCATTGCTCGCCACGCTGAACGCAGGCGCGGGCCTCACCTTCAGCAAGGGACCAAGACTGCTTGCCTATGGACTCTGGGAAACAGGACTCGACTTGCACAATACTTTGGATCAGGGTTATAGCCTGGGGACCGGGATGGGACTCGGCGCACTCGTTGACATAAGCCCCCGCTGGAAACTCCAGGCGAGCGGGCGGGTGTTGCGCTACGGGCTGGGCGAACGCCATACCCGGCAGGAATGGGCGTTAGAGCAGCGCTACTCCTTGAACGCCGCGCATGACTTGCGTTTACGCTGGGCTACAATTGAAGACTTCGATCATCGCTACCATCACTTGATGTTGAGCTGGCAATGGTTTCTCTGA
- a CDS encoding DUF3015 domain-containing protein translates to MKRTLGLLFAATIATAAPGFAMAGGENNIGSCGWGSKLFEGESGIFAQVLAVTTNGTSANQTFGITSGTSGCTQDGTVSSTWKTAMFIDGNKEALAKAISAGQGETLDALAALIGIDEKHKADFSRVSQANFARIFPSTNVSAAEIRASLKEVVSADAGLAQYSAKI, encoded by the coding sequence ATGAAACGTACCCTAGGATTGCTGTTCGCCGCCACTATTGCCACCGCAGCCCCCGGTTTCGCCATGGCTGGCGGGGAAAACAACATCGGTAGCTGCGGATGGGGTTCCAAGCTGTTCGAAGGAGAAAGCGGCATCTTCGCTCAGGTATTGGCCGTCACCACGAATGGCACTTCTGCCAACCAAACCTTCGGCATCACCTCGGGCACGTCCGGCTGCACCCAGGATGGCACAGTAAGCTCAACCTGGAAGACCGCCATGTTCATTGATGGCAACAAAGAAGCCCTCGCTAAGGCCATTTCCGCTGGCCAGGGTGAAACTCTTGACGCTCTCGCAGCCCTTATCGGCATCGACGAAAAGCACAAGGCTGACTTTTCTCGTGTTTCTCAGGCCAACTTTGCACGCATCTTCCCCTCCACCAATGTGAGCGCCGCCGAAATACGCGCGTCGCTGAAAGAAGTGGTTAGCGCGGATGCCGGTCTCGCCCAGTATTCCGCGAAGATCTAA
- a CDS encoding IS4 family transposase: protein MYSGQLVFAQLMEHLPLHTFRRCVQRYPSKYPTKTFSHLDQFLCMAFAQLTYRESLRDIETCLRAHQAKLYHLGIRGNIAKSTLADANEQRDCRIYADFAMSLIQTARKLYASDSFAVELEQTVYALDTTTIDLCLSVFPWARFRSTKAAVKMHTLLDLRGNIPTFIHISDGKMHEVNVLDILIPEAGSFYIMDRGFTDFARWFTLHQAQAFFVIRGKSNLLFRRVYSRTVDKSTGLRCDQTIALTARKASKDYPQHLRRIKFYDAEHDRFLVFLTNNFDLPALTIAQLYRCRWQVELFFKWIKQHLRIKRFYGTTENAVKTQIWIAIAVYVVVAIVKKRLNTEASLYTILQILSLTLFEKTPLDQLLKNAETQMSMQKDNNQLNLFN, encoded by the coding sequence ATGTATTCAGGCCAGTTGGTGTTCGCACAACTCATGGAGCATTTGCCCCTTCACACATTCCGTCGCTGCGTGCAGCGCTACCCTTCCAAATATCCCACCAAGACTTTTTCGCATCTCGATCAATTTCTCTGCATGGCGTTCGCGCAGCTGACTTACCGCGAAAGCCTGCGCGACATCGAAACCTGTCTGCGCGCCCACCAAGCCAAGCTCTATCACTTGGGCATACGAGGCAACATCGCCAAGAGCACGCTGGCCGATGCCAACGAGCAACGCGACTGTCGCATCTACGCGGATTTCGCGATGAGCTTAATCCAGACCGCCAGAAAGCTTTACGCCAGCGACAGCTTTGCGGTCGAACTGGAACAGACGGTCTACGCACTCGATACCACGACCATCGACCTGTGCTTGAGCGTCTTTCCGTGGGCACGCTTCCGCTCCACCAAAGCTGCCGTCAAGATGCATACGCTGCTCGACCTGCGCGGCAACATTCCAACCTTCATCCACATCAGCGATGGCAAGATGCACGAGGTCAATGTGCTCGATATCCTGATACCCGAAGCCGGCAGCTTTTACATCATGGATCGTGGCTTCACCGACTTCGCTCGCTGGTTCACCCTGCATCAAGCACAGGCGTTCTTTGTCATCCGTGGCAAATCCAATCTGCTCTTTCGTCGCGTCTACTCTCGCACCGTGGACAAGTCCACTGGACTGCGCTGCGACCAGACCATTGCATTGACTGCTCGCAAGGCCAGCAAGGATTACCCGCAGCACCTGCGACGCATCAAGTTCTACGATGCCGAACACGACAGGTTTCTGGTCTTTCTGACCAACAACTTCGACCTGCCTGCGCTGACCATCGCTCAGCTTTATCGTTGCCGCTGGCAGGTCGAGCTATTCTTCAAGTGGATCAAACAGCATCTTCGAATCAAGCGGTTCTATGGCACCACCGAGAATGCAGTCAAGACGCAAATATGGATCGCCATCGCGGTTTACGTCGTGGTCGCCATCGTGAAAAAGCGGCTCAATACCGAGGCTTCGCTTTACACAATCCTACAGATTTTGAGCCTGACTCTTTTCGAGAAAACGCCACTCGATCAATTACTTAAAAATGCGGAGACGCAAATGAGCATGCAGAAAGACAATAACCAATTGAATCTATTCAATTAA
- a CDS encoding peroxiredoxin, which yields MSDIAVGQPAPDFELPATGDKTISLSGLKGKNVVLYFYPKDNTPGCTREGQDFRDHYNEFGAFDTVILGVSRDGLDSHEKFKTEQNFQFDLLSDKDEVLCKLFDVIKLKNIYGKESMGVERSTFLIDKNGILRQEWRKVKVEGHIEEILQALSAL from the coding sequence ATGAGCGATATCGCTGTCGGACAACCCGCACCGGATTTTGAGTTGCCTGCCACAGGTGACAAAACCATCAGCCTTTCGGGGTTAAAGGGCAAAAATGTTGTGCTGTATTTTTACCCCAAGGACAACACTCCAGGGTGTACCCGCGAGGGGCAGGACTTCCGCGATCATTACAATGAATTTGGCGCGTTTGATACCGTAATCCTCGGTGTGTCCCGCGACGGCCTGGACTCGCATGAAAAATTCAAAACCGAACAGAATTTTCAGTTCGATCTGCTTAGCGACAAGGATGAGGTGCTCTGCAAGCTGTTTGATGTCATCAAGTTGAAGAATATATATGGCAAAGAGTCCATGGGCGTGGAGCGCAGTACCTTCCTGATCGACAAAAACGGCATACTGCGCCAAGAGTGGCGCAAGGTGAAGGTCGAGGGCCACATTGAAGAGATATTGCAGGCGCTCTCGGCCTTGTAG